Part of the Terrisporobacter glycolicus ATCC 14880 = DSM 1288 genome is shown below.
AAGTTCTTTAGTAGCTTTTGCATCTAACCAAGAAACTGCTCCACAAAGTCCTAATCTTTCAGGAGTAACTACACAAACGTGAGCTGGAGCGAATGATTGACACATGTTACAAGAATAGAAATCTTCAACACTTTCATCAACAAGTGACGCCAATCTATCATCTCTAGATTCATATTTAGCTAAAGCTTCAGCTTTTCTTTCATTAACTATTGCTTCATCAGTTATTATAGTAACTTCGCATTTATCAACAACAGCTTCGAATTCATCTTTCATCATAGCATACATAACTTCACCTATATGCTCAAGAGTGAATCCTTTTTCAACAGCGTCTTTAGATATTCTTACCCAAGACATATCTCTTTGACCTACATGCATTAATCCTTCTATGTAGTTCATGAAATAGTGGAATCTTCTTTCAAGAACTGGTTCGAAGTCTTCTTGCATTGCTTTACCAGCAACATTAACTACTATAGCAAGCGGCAATCTAGTAATTCCATCTGCTAATTTAGCTACATCTATATTTTCACCTATAACTTCTATTTTGTGGTCTTCTATTTCTGCCATAGATTTAGCTATAACTAATTCCCAAGCAGGAGTTTTATTTCCACCAAACTCGTAAGCCATTTCAGCTTTTCTTATTCTTTCACCTTCAAAAGCTGCAGCAAACCCAACTGGTATAGGTATTTCAGTAACTTTTATTTTTATATTTCTAGCTTCTAATGAAGTAGCAACAAATTTATCATAATCTCTTTGAGTTAATAAGTTACAAGGAACTTCAGTAACAACTTGGTCAGTTATAACTGGGAATCCAAGAGCTATAGCTCCAGCACCACAAGCAACTATTAATTCACTAAGTGGTCCAAATGCATTAACAAATGCAGGAACTCTCTTAGCTGTATATTCTAATAATTGGTTTAAATCTCCTGGAGGAACAGCACCGAATATTAACGCAGCTCTTATAGCAACAGAAACAACATGGATAACTGATGTTACATCATATCCTAGAGGTATAACACGAAGTTCTACACTCATTTTTACTCCAGCTTCTATAGCTTGATCTATAACTTTTCCCACTAAGAAAGTCATTATACCCTTAGATTGGTAATCTTTAACTACTTTTGCTAATGTTTCAGCATCTGGGCATTCACCAAGAACAACTGCAACACCAGGTATATCCCCAGTAACTAGTGGTACACCTAGAGATCTTATTATAGGGTCAACTACGTGTCCTGCACATGGAGCTTCATATGGAGCCTCGTTTAAAGCATATTTAACTGCTTCAACTATTTCAGCAGCTAAAGCGGTAGCTAAACCAGCATTTAAAGCTGTTTCTAGTAATGGTTTTTCTACTATTAAAGATTTTACTATTTCTAAAGCACCTTCTAAATCTGCTAAAGTAGCCATTTTTTTACCTGTTGCAGCATATATACATGGAAGAGAATATGCTGTATCTGGGAATGCCACCGGACATTCTTTACCTTTTTCTGCTATTGCAGCTGTAAGCGATCCGTTTGCTGCATCATATGCTTGATTTGCACCTGTATAGATTATGTTATATAAATTCACTTTTTACTTCCCCC
Proteins encoded:
- the acsB gene encoding acetyl-CoA decarbonylase/synthase complex subunit alpha/beta, with the protein product MNLYNIIYTGANQAYDAANGSLTAAIAEKGKECPVAFPDTAYSLPCIYAATGKKMATLADLEGALEIVKSLIVEKPLLETALNAGLATALAAEIVEAVKYALNEAPYEAPCAGHVVDPIIRSLGVPLVTGDIPGVAVVLGECPDAETLAKVVKDYQSKGIMTFLVGKVIDQAIEAGVKMSVELRVIPLGYDVTSVIHVVSVAIRAALIFGAVPPGDLNQLLEYTAKRVPAFVNAFGPLSELIVACGAGAIALGFPVITDQVVTEVPCNLLTQRDYDKFVATSLEARNIKIKVTEIPIPVGFAAAFEGERIRKAEMAYEFGGNKTPAWELVIAKSMAEIEDHKIEVIGENIDVAKLADGITRLPLAIVVNVAGKAMQEDFEPVLERRFHYFMNYIEGLMHVGQRDMSWVRISKDAVEKGFTLEHIGEVMYAMMKDEFEAVVDKCEVTIITDEAIVNERKAEALAKYESRDDRLASLVDESVEDFYSCNMCQSFAPAHVCVVTPERLGLCGAVSWLDAKATKELNPTGPCQPIAKGDCIDDKKGIWESVNETVNEISQGAVEKVTLYSIMEDPMTSCGCFECICGIMPEANGLVIVNREFPGITPVGMTFGELASMTGGGVQTPGFMGHGRHFISSKKFAYTEGGPERIVWMPKELKEFVADKLNQTVKEMAGIENFSEMICDETIADDSEGVCAFLEEKGHPALSMDPIM